In Streptomyces seoulensis, the following are encoded in one genomic region:
- a CDS encoding glutamine synthetase family protein, translating to MAERTPPLSIEELRALVAGGEIDTVVLAFPDMQGRLQGKRFAASFFLDEVLDHGTEGCNYLLAVDTEMNTVDGYEMSSWDRGYGDFAMRPDPATLRRLPWHPGSALIMADLAWEDGTPVTAAPRQILRRQLERLAGLGYTAQAGTELEFIVFKDSYEHAWDTGYRGLTPANQYNIDYSILGTGRVEPLLRRLRNEMAGAGLTVESAKGECNPGQHEIAFRYTEALRTCDQHAVYKTGAKEIAGQEGMALTFMAKFNEKEGNSCHIHLSLADEDGRSAMAGGDGMSEVMRYFLAGQLAALRDFSLLYAPNINSYKRFQPGSFAPTAVAWGHDNRTCALRVVGHGPSLRFENRLPGGDVNPYLAVAGLVAAGLYGVEQRLELPEPCTGNAYTAEYDHVPTTLREAAQLWETSPIAKAAFGEDVVAHYANMARVELAAFDAAVTDWELRRSFERL from the coding sequence GTGGCAGAGCGCACACCCCCGCTGAGCATCGAGGAACTGCGGGCGCTGGTCGCCGGCGGTGAGATCGACACCGTCGTGCTGGCCTTCCCCGACATGCAGGGGCGGCTCCAGGGCAAGCGGTTCGCCGCCTCCTTCTTCCTCGACGAGGTGCTCGACCACGGCACCGAGGGGTGCAACTACCTCCTCGCGGTCGACACCGAGATGAACACCGTCGACGGCTACGAGATGTCCTCCTGGGACCGGGGCTACGGCGACTTCGCCATGCGCCCCGACCCCGCCACCCTGCGCCGTCTGCCCTGGCACCCCGGCAGCGCGCTGATCATGGCCGACCTCGCCTGGGAGGACGGCACCCCGGTCACCGCCGCCCCGCGCCAGATCCTGCGCCGCCAGCTGGAGCGGCTCGCCGGGCTGGGATACACCGCCCAGGCCGGCACCGAGCTGGAGTTCATCGTCTTCAAGGACAGCTACGAGCACGCCTGGGACACCGGGTACCGGGGGCTGACCCCGGCCAACCAGTACAACATCGACTACTCCATCCTCGGCACCGGCCGCGTCGAGCCCCTGCTGCGGCGGCTGCGCAACGAGATGGCGGGCGCGGGCCTCACCGTCGAGTCCGCCAAGGGGGAGTGCAACCCCGGCCAGCACGAGATCGCCTTCCGCTACACCGAGGCCCTGCGCACCTGCGACCAGCACGCGGTGTACAAGACGGGGGCCAAGGAGATCGCCGGCCAGGAGGGGATGGCGCTCACCTTCATGGCGAAGTTCAACGAGAAGGAGGGCAACTCCTGCCACATCCACCTCTCGCTCGCCGACGAGGACGGCCGCAGCGCGATGGCCGGGGGCGACGGCATGTCCGAGGTGATGCGGTACTTCCTGGCCGGACAGCTGGCCGCGCTGCGCGACTTCTCGCTGCTGTACGCGCCGAACATCAACTCCTACAAGCGGTTCCAGCCCGGCTCCTTCGCGCCCACCGCCGTCGCCTGGGGCCACGACAACCGGACCTGCGCGCTGCGCGTCGTCGGCCACGGCCCCTCCCTGCGCTTCGAGAACCGGCTGCCCGGCGGTGACGTCAACCCCTACCTCGCCGTCGCCGGACTCGTGGCGGCCGGGCTGTACGGGGTCGAGCAGCGGCTCGAACTGCCCGAGCCGTGCACGGGCAACGCCTACACCGCCGAGTACGACCATGTGCCCACCACCCTGCGCGAGGCCGCCCAGCTCTGGGAGACCAGCCCGATCGCCAAGGCCGCCTTCGGCGAGGACGTGGTCGCCCACTACGCCAACATGGCCCGCGTGGAGCTGGCCGCCTTCGACGCCGCCGTCACCGACTGGGAACTGCGCCGCTCCTTCGAACGCCTGTGA
- a CDS encoding FadR/GntR family transcriptional regulator, translating into MAGRTGAHAAGEGGDRLGAVLRPVRAGNGFEEALEQILQVVRLGLVPDGERLPAERELAERLGISRVTLREVLRVLHDQGLVESRRGRYGGTFVLRRPDGVGEDELRRRTAEVDIEDVLRFREVLEVGAAGLCAAHGLTGEGVVRLRRALDHTRDAPLADYRRRDTLLHLTLAGLCGSPSLAAQYAGVRAGVNGLLDCIPLLVRNLEHSQRQHAALVEAVLERDADAAREIAREHCAGTAALLRGFLA; encoded by the coding sequence ATGGCAGGAAGGACGGGGGCGCACGCGGCCGGCGAGGGGGGCGACCGGCTGGGCGCGGTGCTGCGGCCGGTGCGGGCGGGCAACGGCTTCGAGGAGGCGCTGGAGCAGATCCTCCAGGTGGTCCGGCTCGGTCTTGTCCCGGACGGTGAACGGCTGCCCGCCGAGCGGGAGTTGGCCGAACGGCTGGGCATCAGCCGGGTGACGCTGCGCGAGGTGCTGCGGGTGCTGCACGACCAGGGTCTGGTGGAGTCGCGGCGCGGCCGGTACGGCGGCACGTTCGTGCTGCGCCGCCCGGACGGGGTCGGCGAGGACGAGCTGCGGCGCCGCACCGCCGAGGTCGACATCGAGGACGTACTGCGCTTCCGCGAGGTGCTGGAGGTGGGCGCGGCCGGGCTGTGCGCGGCGCACGGGCTGACCGGGGAGGGGGTCGTCCGGCTGCGGCGGGCGCTGGACCACACCCGGGACGCGCCGCTCGCGGACTACCGGCGCCGGGACACCCTGCTGCACCTCACCCTGGCCGGGCTGTGCGGCTCGCCGTCGCTGGCGGCGCAGTACGCGGGGGTCCGGGCGGGCGTGAACGGCCTGCTGGACTGCATCCCGTTGCTGGTACGGAACCTGGAGCACTCGCAGCGGCAGCATGCCGCGCTGGTGGAGGCGGTGCTGGAGCGGGACGCGGACGCGGCGCGGGAGATCGCGCGGGAGCACTGCGCGGGCACGGCGGCACTCCTGCGGGGCTTCCTGGCCTGA
- a CDS encoding gamma-glutamyl-gamma-aminobutyrate hydrolase family protein — translation MGGRPLIGVSTYLEAGARWGVWELEAALLPAAYPRLVSRSGGLPVLLPPDDPALAPEVVARLDGVVVAGGPDVDPARYGAERDPRCGPPAPERDAWELALIEAALAAHVPLLGICRGMQLLNVALGGTLVQHLEGHTEAVGVFGAHPVHPVPGTLYASIQPDGTSVPTYHHQAVAHLAPALTPSAHAADGTIEAVELPSAGGWVLGVQWHPEMGTDDRVMRALVAAAGAA, via the coding sequence ATGGGCGGACGGCCGCTGATCGGCGTGAGTACGTATCTGGAGGCGGGCGCCCGCTGGGGCGTCTGGGAGCTGGAGGCGGCGCTCCTCCCCGCCGCCTACCCCCGCCTGGTGAGCCGTTCCGGCGGCCTGCCCGTGCTGCTCCCGCCGGACGACCCGGCGCTGGCCCCGGAGGTGGTGGCCCGCCTGGACGGCGTGGTCGTCGCGGGCGGCCCCGACGTCGACCCGGCCCGCTACGGCGCCGAGCGCGATCCCCGCTGCGGCCCGCCCGCCCCGGAGCGCGACGCCTGGGAACTGGCCCTGATCGAGGCCGCGTTGGCCGCCCACGTCCCCCTCCTCGGGATCTGCCGGGGCATGCAGCTGCTCAACGTCGCGCTCGGCGGCACCCTCGTCCAGCATCTGGAGGGCCACACGGAAGCGGTCGGCGTCTTCGGCGCCCACCCGGTCCACCCGGTACCGGGCACCCTGTACGCCTCCATCCAGCCCGACGGCACCAGCGTCCCCACCTATCACCACCAGGCCGTCGCCCACCTGGCCCCCGCCCTCACCCCGTCCGCCCACGCGGCCGACGGCACGATCGAGGCCGTCGAACTCCCCTCCGCCGGGGGCTGGGTGCTGGGCGTGCAGTGGCACCCGGAGATGGGCACGGACGACCGGGTGATGCGGGCGCTGGTCGCCGCGGCGGGCGCGGCCTAG
- a CDS encoding LysR family transcriptional regulator has product MSEEQARSGSLAHRVPDLGALELLLAVARLGSLGAAARELGITQPAASSRLRSMERQLGVALVDRSPRGSRLTDAGALVTDWARQVVAAAEVFDAGAQALRATRDSRLRVAASMTIAEYLLPGWLLALRAGRPDTAVSLLAGNSAKVAELLLSGEADLGFVEGLTVPTGLDSAVIAHDRLTVVTAPAHPWARRPRPLTTAELAATPLILRERGSGTRQVLDAALGAPARPLIELSSTTAVKAAVISGAGPAVLSELAVGEELSTRRLIAVPVEGVPLRRDLRAVWPTGHRPTGPARELLSLTRS; this is encoded by the coding sequence ATGAGCGAAGAGCAGGCGAGGAGCGGTTCGCTGGCGCACCGGGTGCCCGATCTGGGTGCGCTGGAGCTGCTGCTGGCCGTGGCCCGGCTGGGCAGTCTGGGCGCGGCCGCGCGTGAGCTGGGCATCACCCAGCCCGCCGCCAGCAGCCGGCTGCGCTCCATGGAACGGCAGCTCGGCGTCGCCCTGGTCGACCGCTCCCCGCGCGGCTCGCGGCTCACCGACGCGGGCGCGCTGGTCACCGACTGGGCCCGGCAGGTCGTGGCGGCGGCCGAGGTCTTCGACGCGGGCGCGCAGGCGCTCCGGGCGACGCGGGACTCCCGGCTGCGGGTCGCGGCCAGCATGACCATCGCCGAGTACCTGCTGCCCGGCTGGCTGCTCGCGCTGCGCGCCGGACGCCCGGACACGGCGGTGTCGTTGCTCGCGGGCAACTCGGCCAAGGTCGCCGAGCTGCTGCTCTCGGGGGAGGCCGACCTCGGCTTCGTGGAGGGGCTGACCGTCCCCACCGGCCTGGACTCGGCCGTCATCGCCCACGACCGGCTCACCGTCGTCACCGCCCCCGCCCACCCCTGGGCCCGCCGCCCCCGCCCGCTGACCACGGCGGAACTCGCCGCCACCCCCCTCATCCTGCGCGAACGCGGCTCCGGCACCCGCCAGGTCCTCGACGCCGCCCTCGGCGCCCCCGCCCGCCCCCTGATCGAACTCTCCTCCACCACCGCCGTGAAGGCGGCCGTGATCAGCGGCGCCGGCCCCGCCGTCCTCAGCGAACTCGCCGTCGGCGAGGAACTCAGCACCCGCCGCCTGATCGCGGTCCCGGTGGAGGGCGTCCCCCTGCGCCGGGACCTGCGCGCGGTATGGCCGACGGGCCACCGGCCGACGGGACCGGCGCGGGAGCTGCTGTCGCTGACACGGAGCTAG
- a CDS encoding TDT family transporter, translated as MVTAARLRHLGPNWYAAVMGTAIVGSAGAALPSHVPWLCAALWALSLLLLLALLAARALHWTHHRDQARAHLLDPATAPFHGCVAMALLAVGGGALSAGRYWIGVHAAVALDAVLFTAGTALGLAAAVAVPYLMVTRHRPGLADATPVWLLPLVAPMVSAALGPALVPYLPPGQPRETLLLGCLALFGLSLLATLLMLPLLLARLLLHGPLPLALTPALFLVLGPLGQSTTATGAIADLAPGVVPAPYDRGLTVFAVLYGVPVMGFALLWLALAAAQLVRARRRGMRFALTWWGLTFPVGTCVTGAASLARHTGLAVYAGLAVGLYALLLITWAAAATGTVRGLLSGALLPAPGPARGALRAARVRTRSGAVR; from the coding sequence ATGGTCACCGCAGCCCGCCTCCGCCACCTCGGCCCGAACTGGTACGCCGCCGTCATGGGCACGGCGATCGTCGGCTCGGCGGGCGCCGCCCTCCCCTCCCACGTGCCCTGGCTCTGCGCCGCCCTGTGGGCCCTCTCCCTGCTCCTGCTGCTCGCCCTGCTCGCGGCCCGCGCCCTGCACTGGACCCACCACCGCGACCAGGCCCGCGCGCACCTCCTCGACCCGGCGACCGCTCCCTTCCACGGCTGCGTCGCCATGGCCCTCCTCGCGGTCGGCGGCGGCGCCCTCTCGGCCGGCCGCTACTGGATCGGCGTACACGCGGCCGTGGCCCTGGACGCCGTGCTGTTCACCGCCGGTACGGCACTGGGCCTGGCGGCGGCCGTCGCGGTGCCGTACCTGATGGTGACCCGGCACCGGCCCGGCCTCGCCGACGCCACCCCCGTGTGGCTGCTGCCGCTGGTCGCGCCGATGGTGTCGGCCGCGCTGGGCCCCGCCCTGGTGCCGTATCTGCCGCCGGGCCAGCCCCGCGAGACCCTGCTGCTGGGCTGTCTGGCGCTGTTCGGGCTGAGCCTGCTGGCGACGCTGCTGATGCTGCCGCTGCTCCTCGCCCGGCTGCTGCTCCACGGCCCGCTGCCGCTCGCGCTGACCCCGGCCCTGTTCCTGGTCCTCGGCCCGCTGGGCCAGTCCACCACCGCCACCGGCGCGATCGCGGACCTGGCGCCGGGGGTGGTCCCGGCGCCGTACGACCGGGGGCTCACGGTGTTCGCCGTGCTGTACGGGGTGCCGGTCATGGGCTTCGCCCTGCTGTGGCTGGCGCTCGCCGCCGCGCAGCTGGTGCGGGCGCGCCGCCGGGGCATGCGGTTCGCACTGACGTGGTGGGGGCTCACCTTCCCGGTCGGCACCTGCGTGACCGGCGCGGCCTCCCTGGCCCGGCACACCGGCCTGGCGGTGTACGCGGGTCTCGCGGTCGGCCTGTACGCCCTGCTGCTCATCACCTGGGCCGCGGCGGCCACCGGTACCGTGCGCGGCCTGCTCAGCGGCGCGCTGCTGCCAGCGCCCGGGCCAGCACGCGGGGCGCTTCGAGCAGCGAGGGTCCGTACCAGGTCAGGTGCCGTCCGCTGA
- a CDS encoding helical backbone metal receptor, translating into MRVVSLVPSLTEAIAVTVPGVLVGATDWCERPSDRDVERIGGTKNPDTARITALEPDLVIANEEENRAPDLDALRAAGVPVLVTEVRTVPQAFTELERVLSACGATGRPGWLDRAEAAWAALPESQRPVSAVVPVWRRPWMVLGRDTFAGDVLTRLGVRHLYDGHAERYPRIPLDELNAAGPELVVLPDEPYRFTADDGPEAFPGVPCALVSGRHLTWYGPSLLEAPRVLARALAAARR; encoded by the coding sequence GTGCGGGTCGTCTCCCTGGTGCCGTCGCTGACCGAGGCCATCGCGGTGACGGTCCCCGGTGTGCTCGTCGGGGCCACCGACTGGTGCGAACGCCCCTCTGACCGCGACGTGGAGCGGATCGGGGGCACCAAGAACCCCGACACCGCGCGGATCACCGCCCTCGAACCCGACCTCGTGATCGCCAACGAGGAGGAGAACCGCGCCCCCGACCTCGACGCCCTGCGCGCGGCGGGCGTCCCGGTGCTGGTCACCGAGGTACGGACCGTGCCGCAGGCGTTCACCGAGCTGGAGCGGGTGCTCTCGGCATGCGGTGCCACGGGCCGGCCCGGCTGGCTGGACCGCGCCGAGGCGGCCTGGGCCGCGCTGCCCGAGTCGCAGCGGCCGGTCAGTGCCGTGGTGCCCGTCTGGCGCCGCCCCTGGATGGTGCTCGGCCGGGACACCTTCGCGGGCGACGTCCTGACCCGCCTCGGCGTACGTCACCTGTACGACGGCCACGCCGAGCGCTACCCCCGCATCCCGCTGGACGAGCTGAACGCGGCGGGCCCCGAACTGGTCGTGCTGCCCGACGAGCCGTACCGCTTCACCGCCGACGACGGCCCCGAGGCGTTCCCCGGCGTGCCGTGCGCCCTCGTCAGCGGACGGCACCTGACCTGGTACGGACCCTCGCTGCTCGAAGCGCCCCGCGTGCTGGCCCGGGCGCTGGCAGCAGCGCGCCGCTGA
- a CDS encoding helix-turn-helix domain-containing protein, producing the protein MGDHKERQPVRVGAAVRRRRRTLELTLAVVAERSGLSVPFLSQVENDRARPSRTSLEKLADALRTTAVELLAAADPACSVDVVRGEPVAEGDFTARTRALVRGHHQLHASEFTGDHDAGREFQHRNDELMYVADGAVEIEAEGRAYRLGRGDTLYLTGGVRHRWRATVPDTRVIVVAVAEHIEAVQDRAR; encoded by the coding sequence ATGGGCGACCACAAGGAGCGACAGCCCGTGCGGGTCGGCGCGGCCGTCCGGCGGCGCCGCCGCACGCTCGAACTCACCCTCGCGGTCGTGGCCGAGCGCAGCGGCCTCTCGGTGCCCTTCCTCAGCCAGGTGGAGAACGACCGGGCCCGCCCGAGCCGCACCTCCCTGGAGAAGCTCGCCGACGCGCTGCGCACCACGGCGGTGGAACTCCTCGCCGCCGCCGACCCCGCGTGCAGCGTGGACGTCGTACGCGGTGAGCCGGTCGCCGAGGGCGACTTCACCGCCCGGACCCGCGCCCTGGTGCGCGGCCACCACCAGTTGCACGCCTCCGAGTTCACCGGCGACCACGACGCCGGCCGCGAGTTCCAGCACCGCAACGACGAGCTGATGTACGTCGCCGACGGCGCGGTCGAGATCGAGGCCGAGGGCCGCGCCTACCGGCTCGGCCGGGGCGACACCCTGTATCTGACCGGCGGCGTCCGCCACCGCTGGCGGGCCACCGTGCCGGACACCCGGGTGATCGTGGTGGCCGTCGCCGAGCACATCGAGGCGGTCCAGGACCGGGCCCGCTAG
- a CDS encoding ABC transporter permease/substrate binding protein, with protein sequence MPRLPLGDWVDSGVDWLVGHLSWLFDAIRAVLEGMYDGIDAVLTAPQPLLLAGILAVLAWWLRGVLAGVLAFAGFALVDSLDLWERAMSTLSLVLVATIIALVISIPLGIWAARSRAVSATLRPALDLLQTMPSMVLLIPAMLFFGLGTAAGVVATLIFALAPGVRMTELGIRQVDAELVEAAEAFGTTPRDTLWRVQLPLALPTIMAGVNQVIMLGLSMVVIAGMVGTGGLGGAVNEAIGQLDIGYGFEAGVGIVVLAIYLDRVTGALGTHLSPLGRRAAAKARPTAWSYRPRPAVAVVAVVVLALVAGGLGVFGPGATKSTASGTDIGQGKEIKLGYIPWDEGIASTFLWKELLERRGFKVSVTQYAAGPLYTGLATGRLDFETDSWLPTTHAEYWKKYGDRMEDLGNWYGSTSLELTVPSYVKDVNSLADLKDHAAEFDGRIIGIEPSAGMMGLLKDKVLDQYGLKGKYQVVDGSTPAMLTELKRAYAKRQPVVVTLWSPHWAYSDYRLKKLKDPAGAWGKGDKVHTLARKGFGDDNPEVAKWLKDFSMTEKQLTGLEARIQKAGKGKEQDAVRTWLDENPKLADTWAPAGKAKKEAAG encoded by the coding sequence GTGCCTAGGCTTCCGCTCGGCGACTGGGTCGACTCCGGTGTCGACTGGCTGGTCGGCCACCTCTCCTGGCTGTTCGACGCCATCCGCGCCGTCCTGGAGGGCATGTACGACGGCATCGACGCCGTCCTCACCGCCCCGCAGCCCCTGCTGCTCGCCGGCATCCTCGCCGTCCTCGCCTGGTGGCTGCGCGGAGTGCTCGCCGGCGTCCTCGCCTTCGCCGGATTCGCCCTGGTGGACTCCCTGGACCTGTGGGAACGGGCCATGTCCACGCTCTCGCTGGTGCTGGTCGCCACCATCATCGCGCTGGTCATATCCATCCCGCTCGGCATCTGGGCCGCCCGCTCCCGCGCGGTGAGCGCCACCCTGCGCCCCGCGCTGGACCTGCTCCAGACCATGCCGTCGATGGTGCTGCTGATCCCGGCCATGCTCTTCTTCGGGCTCGGCACCGCGGCCGGCGTCGTCGCCACGCTGATCTTCGCGCTCGCCCCCGGCGTCCGCATGACCGAGCTGGGCATCCGCCAGGTCGACGCCGAACTGGTCGAGGCCGCCGAGGCGTTCGGCACCACACCCCGCGACACCCTGTGGCGGGTGCAGCTCCCGCTCGCCCTGCCCACCATCATGGCGGGCGTCAACCAGGTCATCATGCTCGGCCTGTCCATGGTCGTCATCGCGGGCATGGTCGGCACCGGCGGCCTCGGCGGCGCGGTCAACGAGGCCATCGGCCAGCTCGACATCGGCTACGGCTTCGAGGCGGGCGTCGGCATCGTCGTCCTCGCCATCTACCTCGACCGGGTCACCGGCGCGCTCGGCACCCACCTCTCCCCGCTGGGCCGCCGCGCCGCCGCCAAGGCCCGGCCCACCGCCTGGTCGTACCGGCCGCGCCCGGCCGTCGCCGTCGTCGCGGTGGTCGTGCTCGCGCTGGTCGCGGGCGGGCTCGGCGTCTTCGGACCCGGCGCCACGAAGTCCACCGCTTCCGGTACGGACATCGGCCAGGGCAAGGAGATCAAGCTCGGGTACATCCCGTGGGACGAGGGCATCGCCTCCACCTTCCTCTGGAAGGAGCTGCTGGAGCGGCGCGGCTTCAAGGTCAGCGTCACCCAGTACGCGGCCGGCCCCCTCTACACCGGCCTCGCCACCGGGCGCCTGGACTTCGAGACCGACTCCTGGCTGCCCACCACGCACGCCGAGTACTGGAAGAAGTACGGCGACCGGATGGAGGACCTGGGCAACTGGTACGGCTCCACCTCCCTGGAGCTGACCGTGCCGTCCTATGTGAAGGACGTGAACTCGCTGGCCGACCTGAAGGACCACGCCGCCGAGTTCGACGGCCGGATCATCGGCATCGAGCCCAGCGCGGGCATGATGGGCCTGCTCAAGGACAAGGTGCTCGACCAGTACGGGCTCAAGGGCAAGTACCAGGTCGTCGACGGCTCCACCCCGGCCATGCTGACCGAGCTGAAGCGGGCCTACGCCAAGCGGCAGCCCGTGGTCGTCACCCTGTGGTCCCCGCACTGGGCCTACAGCGACTACCGGCTGAAGAAGCTCAAGGACCCGGCCGGCGCCTGGGGCAAGGGCGACAAGGTGCACACCCTCGCCCGCAAGGGGTTCGGCGACGACAACCCCGAGGTCGCCAAGTGGCTGAAGGACTTCTCGATGACCGAGAAGCAGCTCACCGGCCTGGAGGCCCGCATCCAGAAGGCCGGCAAGGGCAAGGAGCAGGACGCCGTGCGCACCTGGCTCGACGAGAACCCGAAGCTGGCCGACACCTGGGCACCGGCCGGCAAGGCCAAGAAGGAAGCGGCCGGCTGA
- a CDS encoding quaternary amine ABC transporter ATP-binding protein, translating to MTTARIEAEHLYKVFGRRPDQAVERLEQGADRDELRAEGSTAAVIDASFAVAPGEIFVVMGLSGSGKSTLLRTLNGLLTPTAGRVRFDGQDLTALGDRELREVRANKISMVFQHFALFPHRSVRDNAAYGLAVQGVPRAERERRADEALALCGLAGWEDFWPDELSGGMQQRVGLARALATDADLLLMDESFSALDPLIRRDMQDQLLELQKTLHKTIVFITHDLNEAMRLGDRIAVMRDGRIVQTGTAEDILLRPADDYVASFIQDVDRSRVLTASAVMDTEVRGDEADCGCETAAPGTPFTELCALSARLSHPVAVVDAGRTVVGVVPESRLVGFLGDEQGDPIACDHPRDERKVTARA from the coding sequence ATGACGACCGCGAGAATCGAAGCGGAACATCTCTACAAGGTGTTCGGCAGACGACCGGACCAGGCAGTGGAACGGCTCGAACAGGGCGCTGACCGCGACGAGCTGCGCGCGGAGGGCAGCACCGCCGCCGTCATCGACGCCTCCTTCGCCGTCGCGCCGGGGGAGATCTTTGTTGTCATGGGCCTGTCCGGCTCGGGCAAGTCCACCCTGCTGCGCACGCTCAACGGCCTGCTCACCCCCACCGCGGGCCGGGTCCGCTTCGACGGACAGGACCTCACCGCGCTCGGCGACCGCGAGCTGCGCGAGGTCCGGGCGAACAAGATCAGCATGGTGTTCCAGCACTTCGCGCTCTTCCCGCACCGCAGCGTCCGTGACAACGCCGCCTACGGCCTGGCCGTGCAGGGCGTGCCCCGCGCCGAGCGCGAACGCCGCGCCGACGAGGCGCTCGCCCTGTGCGGACTGGCCGGCTGGGAGGACTTCTGGCCGGACGAACTCTCCGGCGGCATGCAGCAGCGCGTCGGCCTCGCCCGCGCGCTCGCCACCGACGCCGACCTGCTGCTGATGGACGAGTCCTTCAGCGCGCTGGACCCGCTGATCCGCCGCGACATGCAGGACCAGCTCCTCGAACTGCAGAAGACGCTGCACAAGACCATCGTCTTCATCACCCACGACCTCAACGAGGCCATGCGCCTGGGCGACCGCATCGCCGTCATGCGGGACGGCCGCATCGTGCAGACCGGCACCGCCGAGGACATCCTGCTGCGCCCCGCGGACGACTACGTCGCCTCCTTCATCCAGGACGTCGACCGCTCCCGCGTGCTCACCGCGTCCGCCGTCATGGACACCGAGGTGCGCGGCGACGAGGCCGACTGCGGCTGCGAGACCGCCGCGCCCGGCACGCCGTTCACCGAACTGTGCGCGCTCAGCGCCCGCCTGAGCCACCCGGTCGCCGTCGTCGACGCCGGCCGCACCGTGGTCGGCGTCGTGCCCGAGAGCCGTCTGGTCGGCTTCCTCGGCGACGAGCAGGGAGACCCGATCGCCTGCGACCACCCCCGCGACGAGAGGAAGGTGACCGCCCGTGCCTAG
- a CDS encoding 5'-3' exonuclease encodes MTGRLMLLDTASLYFRAYFGVPDSVRAPDGTPVNAVRGLLDFIDRLVKDHRPEKLVACMDADWRPQWRVDLIPSYKAHRVAEEHEGAPDAEEVPDTLSPQVPVIEEVLDALGIARVGVAGYEADDVIGTFTARADGPVDIVTGDRDLYQLVDDARGIRVLYPLKGVGTLQLTDEAWLREKYGVDGRGYADLALLRGDPSDGLPGVPGVGEKTAAKLLAEFGDLAGIVAAVDDPKAKLTPTQRKRLTEAAPYLAVAPKVVRVAGDVPLPAVDTTLPHTPRDPAALDALAARWGLGSSLQRLLTTLEA; translated from the coding sequence GTGACCGGACGACTGATGCTTCTCGACACCGCCTCGCTCTACTTCCGCGCCTACTTCGGCGTGCCGGACTCGGTCAGGGCACCGGACGGCACCCCGGTGAACGCGGTGCGCGGACTGCTGGACTTCATCGACCGCCTGGTCAAGGACCACCGCCCGGAGAAGCTGGTGGCCTGCATGGACGCCGACTGGCGCCCCCAGTGGCGGGTCGACCTGATCCCCTCCTACAAGGCGCACCGGGTGGCCGAGGAGCACGAGGGCGCGCCGGACGCCGAGGAGGTCCCGGACACCCTCTCCCCGCAGGTCCCGGTGATCGAGGAGGTGCTGGACGCGCTCGGCATCGCCCGCGTGGGCGTGGCCGGATACGAGGCGGACGACGTGATCGGCACGTTCACCGCCCGCGCGGACGGCCCGGTCGACATCGTCACCGGCGACCGCGACCTGTACCAGCTGGTCGACGACGCCCGTGGCATCCGTGTCCTGTATCCGCTCAAGGGCGTCGGCACCCTCCAGCTCACCGACGAGGCGTGGCTGCGCGAGAAGTACGGCGTGGACGGCCGGGGTTACGCGGACCTGGCACTGCTGCGCGGCGACCCGAGCGACGGTCTGCCGGGGGTGCCCGGTGTCGGGGAGAAGACGGCGGCCAAGCTGCTGGCCGAATTCGGGGACCTGGCCGGGATCGTCGCGGCCGTGGACGACCCGAAGGCGAAGCTCACCCCCACCCAGCGCAAGCGCCTGACCGAGGCGGCGCCCTATCTCGCGGTCGCCCCGAAGGTCGTCCGGGTCGCCGGCGACGTCCCGCTGCCCGCCGTGGACACCACCCTGCCGCACACCCCGCGCGATCCCGCCGCCCTGGACGCGCTCGCGGCCCGCTGGGGCCTGGGCAGCTCGCTCCAGCGGCTGCTGACCACCCTGGAGGCGTGA